Proteins encoded by one window of Sphingomonas ginkgonis:
- a CDS encoding rod shape-determining protein, with amino-acid sequence MSFHFPGLGSRAVAIDLGTANTLVYTRGRGIVINEPSVVAMETKDGVRTVRAVGDDAKLMMGKTPENVQTVRPLRAGVIADLEVAEVMIKHFIRKAQASRTRFSRGTEVVICVPSGSTKVERRAIRDAVSNAGAERVSLIEEPMAAALGAGLPVAEPIGSLVVDIGGGTTEVGVISLQGLAYCRTVRTGGDRMDEAIAAYVRRKFNLLIGEGTAERVKLEVGAARVCSDSHELFARVRGRDVTKGVPAEIRLTQAQVVEALHEPINRIVDAVRGALENTQPEIAADVIDHGITLTGGGALLRGIDQVLADETGLSVRVAEDPLTCVALGAGRTLEDQVCRGALVAA; translated from the coding sequence ATGTCGTTTCACTTTCCTGGACTGGGCTCGCGCGCCGTCGCAATCGATCTCGGGACCGCCAACACGCTGGTCTACACGCGCGGCCGCGGCATCGTGATCAACGAACCGAGCGTTGTCGCGATGGAGACCAAGGACGGGGTCAGGACTGTCCGAGCGGTCGGCGACGATGCCAAGCTGATGATGGGCAAGACCCCCGAGAATGTGCAGACCGTCCGCCCGCTGCGCGCCGGGGTCATCGCCGACCTCGAGGTCGCCGAGGTCATGATCAAGCATTTCATCCGCAAGGCGCAGGCGAGCCGCACCCGCTTCTCGCGCGGGACCGAGGTGGTGATCTGCGTGCCGTCCGGCTCGACCAAGGTCGAGCGGCGGGCAATTCGCGACGCGGTCAGCAACGCCGGTGCGGAGCGGGTCTCGCTGATCGAGGAGCCGATGGCGGCGGCGCTCGGCGCCGGGCTGCCGGTGGCCGAGCCGATCGGCTCGCTGGTGGTCGACATCGGCGGCGGCACCACCGAGGTTGGCGTGATCTCGCTCCAGGGCCTGGCCTACTGCCGGACGGTGCGTACGGGTGGGGACCGCATGGACGAGGCGATCGCCGCCTATGTCCGGCGCAAGTTCAACCTGCTGATCGGCGAGGGGACCGCCGAGCGGGTCAAGCTTGAGGTCGGCGCCGCCCGTGTCTGCAGCGATTCGCACGAGCTGTTCGCCCGGGTCCGCGGCCGCGACGTCACCAAGGGTGTGCCGGCGGAGATCCGGCTCACCCAGGCCCAGGTGGTCGAGGCGCTGCACGAGCCGATCAACCGGATCGTCGACGCGGTCCGCGGCGCGCTCGAGAATACCCAGCCAGAGATCGCCGCCGACGTCATCGATCATGGCATCACCCTGACTGGCGGCGGCGCGCTGCTGCGCGGCATCGACCAGGTGCTGGCCGACGAGACGGGGCTGAGCGTTCGGGTGGCGGAAGATCCGCTGACCTGCGTCGCGCTCGGGGCCGGGCGGACGCTGGAGGACCAGGTCTGCCGCGGGGCGCTCGTCGCCGCCTGA
- a CDS encoding methyl-accepting chemotaxis protein produces MSIAARIQRWSLLLCLAFVVSAMAGLLVTARLVAAEQRLLLTATALRSHVEADMLHDELRGHVYAALYARSVGDAATVATHRDDSREDARQFRGLLQRLAGLDLPPAASTDLASVRGGALTYVASAERVVALAARGDPNARRQLPEFERQFRALEQSMAVVSNRLELALRGEQRALTFWQRLWFAMFGIGTLVGLALLRAFRRLLFERVIAPLAELRLALSRLGAGTQPVSVECATRDDEIGELARGLVDFDHTLAKVRQAEADRRAVQEQLEADRRAQAEERERVRLEAEERRRSELGAMAASLEDRVLATVQQLRTAAAALQRTSKRMKASVIETRGDIVGAEGATEETAGNVTVAGSAAEEMSRAIAEISVRTNSSAEAAKRMAERSHTAGGEMRGLDEAMSRISDVSALISSIAQRTNLLALNASIEAARAGKAGTGFAVVAGEIKGLAARTAEATREITANLEDVRLKASSVGGALESVGAAVHDVEGAASSIAISIKQQSSATDEISDSIQRTISTTQGLLASMSGLRRRAEDSNDVAQAIASAADSLEHDAEALSGEIVAMIGQIRAA; encoded by the coding sequence ATGTCGATTGCCGCGCGGATCCAGCGATGGTCGCTGCTGCTGTGTCTCGCGTTCGTGGTATCCGCCATGGCCGGCCTACTGGTCACCGCCCGGCTGGTAGCGGCCGAGCAGCGCCTCCTGCTGACCGCCACCGCGCTGCGTAGCCATGTCGAGGCCGACATGCTCCACGACGAGCTTCGTGGCCATGTCTACGCCGCCCTCTACGCGAGGTCCGTCGGCGATGCCGCGACCGTAGCAACCCACCGTGACGACAGCCGCGAGGATGCCCGCCAGTTTCGCGGCCTGTTGCAGCGGCTCGCCGGCCTCGATCTTCCGCCTGCAGCCAGCACCGACTTGGCCTCGGTACGCGGCGGCGCGCTGACCTATGTCGCTAGCGCCGAGCGGGTCGTCGCGCTGGCCGCCAGAGGTGACCCGAACGCCCGGCGGCAGCTGCCCGAGTTCGAGCGACAGTTCCGCGCGCTCGAACAATCGATGGCGGTGGTCAGCAACCGGCTCGAACTGGCGCTCCGCGGCGAGCAGCGGGCACTCACCTTCTGGCAGCGCCTGTGGTTCGCCATGTTTGGCATCGGCACGCTGGTGGGGCTGGCGCTGCTCCGCGCCTTTCGGCGCCTCCTGTTTGAGCGGGTCATCGCTCCGCTTGCGGAGCTCCGCCTCGCCCTGTCGCGGCTGGGCGCGGGAACCCAGCCGGTCAGCGTCGAATGCGCCACCCGCGACGACGAGATCGGCGAGCTGGCGCGCGGCCTCGTCGATTTCGACCACACCCTCGCCAAGGTCCGACAGGCGGAAGCCGACCGGCGCGCCGTGCAAGAGCAGCTCGAAGCCGACCGCCGAGCCCAGGCGGAAGAACGCGAGCGCGTCCGCCTCGAGGCGGAAGAACGCCGCCGGAGCGAGCTCGGCGCGATGGCCGCCTCGCTGGAGGACCGGGTGCTCGCCACCGTCCAGCAGCTCCGCACCGCCGCTGCCGCCCTCCAGCGCACCTCCAAGCGAATGAAGGCCAGCGTGATCGAGACGCGCGGCGACATCGTCGGCGCGGAAGGCGCGACCGAGGAAACCGCCGGCAACGTCACCGTCGCCGGCTCGGCGGCTGAGGAGATGAGCCGCGCCATTGCCGAGATCAGCGTCCGCACCAACAGCAGCGCCGAAGCAGCGAAGCGGATGGCCGAGCGGTCGCACACCGCCGGCGGCGAGATGCGCGGGCTGGACGAGGCGATGAGCCGGATCAGCGACGTCTCGGCGCTGATCTCCTCCATCGCCCAGCGCACCAACCTGCTCGCGCTTAACGCCAGCATCGAGGCCGCCCGAGCCGGCAAGGCGGGCACCGGCTTTGCGGTGGTCGCGGGCGAGATCAAGGGGCTCGCCGCCCGCACCGCCGAGGCGACGCGGGAGATCACCGCCAACCTCGAGGACGTGCGGCTCAAGGCCAGCTCGGTCGGGGGCGCGCTCGAAAGCGTCGGCGCGGCGGTCCACGATGTCGAGGGGGCGGCAAGCTCAATCGCCATCTCGATCAAGCAGCAAAGCAGCGCCACCGACGAGATCAGCGACAGCATCCAGCGCACGATCAGCACCACGCAGGGGCTGCTCGCCAGCATGTCGGGGCTGCGCCGACGCGCCGAGGACAGCAACGACGTGGCGCAGGCGATCGCCTCCGCCG